The sequence AACCCAGACGGAGACTTGGGAAGTGACCTTCTCTAATCAACCAGTCGCTGTGATAACCCAGTCTTTGCTGTGTTGCCTGTAGCTGCTGCAGGGCTTGTCTATACCGTTCCGCTTCAGCTACTGTGAGCATCGGAATTTGTCAGAACGGTACGTCGTCTTCAACATAAGGAGCGTTGTTTCCTTGATTGAAGTCATTATTTGAGGTTTTGGATGATGGATTGCGACGGTTGTCCGAAGATCCTCCACTGGGATATTCATTACCGTAAACAGCTGGCCCATCGTCAACGCTTCCTCCACTCCGTTCTGTCCCTTCTCGAGAATCTAAGAAGCGCACTTGATTTGCAACAATCTCTGTTCGATATTTTTTTTGCCCTTGCTGATCATCCCAACTGCGCGTCTGCAATTTGCCCTCAATATACACCATCGAACCTTTTTTCAGATAAGATTGTGCTTGATCAGCCAGGCGATCCCAGGCCACGATATCGTGCCATTCGGTTTTTTCCTGTCGTTGCCCCTGTTTGTCTCTCCAGTATTCAGAAGTCGCGATAGAAAATGAGGCTACAGCGTTGCCAGATTGAGTATATCGGATCTCTGGGTCACGACCCAGCCTGCCGATCAGCATAACTTTATTGAGCATATGTTCTCCTTATTTAGCGTTTTGACAGCAATCCCAAAGCTAGTCTGAGCTTGATTTCAAAGCCTTCTGCTTCTGGAGGAAGGCTTGCTAGCACGGTCAGAACCTCTTTTTCTGCAAAACCCATGTTTTTTAGGGCAGATTGTAGAGAGGCTGTTTCACCCGATGGTATGACAGATGTTGTTGCCTTGCCAGTGATCAAGGCAGATTCCAGTCCTTGGATGGGAGATTTGCTGAAGCTATCTTTCAACTCCAGGCAAAGCCGAGCTGCAGTTTTTTTGCCGATGCCTGGGACTTGACTGAGGGTGTTGACGTCTTCACGCAGGATGGCTTGAACAAGATTTCGTGGTTCAAGTACAGAAACAATGGTCAGCGCCAGTTTTGGGCCGACTCCAGAAGCTTTGAGGAGACGTTCGAACAATTGTCTTTCGGCTGTGGTCTCGAATCCATATAGGCTGATTTCATCCTCGCGCACACTGGTGTGAATGTGTAAGCTGAGTACTTCACCGATAGAGTGTCTATTACCAAGCCCTTGAGGTACCTGCACGAGGTATCCCACTCCACCACTAGTTTGTAAGACTAAGCGCTGTTCTTCTACTAGCGAAACATCCCCACTTAGATAAGCGATCATTGCATGGTTAAAGGCTTAGTGCGTTCCCTGAACAGAGCAGTACCCAGTCGAACCATTGTTGCCCCT is a genomic window of SAR324 cluster bacterium containing:
- a CDS encoding single-stranded DNA-binding protein → MLNKVMLIGRLGRDPEIRYTQSGNAVASFSIATSEYWRDKQGQRQEKTEWHDIVAWDRLADQAQSYLKKGSMVYIEGKLQTRSWDDQQGQKKYRTEIVANQVRFLDSREGTERSGGSVDDGPAVYGNEYPSGGSSDNRRNPSSKTSNNDFNQGNNAPYVEDDVPF
- the ruvA gene encoding Holliday junction branch migration protein RuvA; the encoded protein is MIAYLSGDVSLVEEQRLVLQTSGGVGYLVQVPQGLGNRHSIGEVLSLHIHTSVREDEISLYGFETTAERQLFERLLKASGVGPKLALTIVSVLEPRNLVQAILREDVNTLSQVPGIGKKTAARLCLELKDSFSKSPIQGLESALITGKATTSVIPSGETASLQSALKNMGFAEKEVLTVLASLPPEAEGFEIKLRLALGLLSKR